In Pseudonocardia sp. DSM 110487, the sequence GACCGAGGTGGTGGAGCGGGTACGGCAGGGCGCCGCCGAACTCGGGCTGGCCGGCGCGCCGGAGGTGCTCAGCCCACCCGGGGTGAACGTGCTGCCCCTTGAGGCCCAGGACTTCGTCCTCGTCGAGCCCCCTGACGACGAGTCGTCCGCCTTCTCCGACGACGAACCGGTGTCCGGAGCCGACCTCGCCGGCGCGCGGGCGATCGTCACACCCGAGGACAGCGTGATGCGCCGGATCGTCGACGACGTTCTGGCCGAGGGCACCGACATCCACATCGTCGCCGAAGTCGCGCACCGGACGTCGATCCTGCCGCTGGTGCTCCACGGTGTGGGACTGGCAATACTGCCCGAGTCGTGGTCGACACTGGCCCGCCGGAGCGGCGCGCGGGTCCGGCGGCTCACCCCGGCGCCGCAGTTGCACGTCGCGCTCGTCAGCCGGGTGGCACCGCTGACCCCTGCCGCCCGGGCCTTCCTCGCGGTGGCCGACGACTACGCGGCCAGCCGCACCCACCCTGAGCACGGCCGGTCCGGTCGCGGTGGCGTCGGGGGTCGGGGTCATGCGTTCTTCCCTCTCGAGGTGCTCTGAGGTGCGAACTCGTGCTCGCCCGCGCTATGTCCGGTGGCGTGCGTCGGTCCCGGTGGTGGCGGTCCAGGAGGCGAGGAGGTCGAGGGCGTGGGCGGTGGGTGAGCCGGGCTCGGCGGCGTAGAGGGTGAGGGTGAGCCCGGGGTCGGAGATCATGTCGACGCTCTCATAGGCGAGTTCGAGGCCGCCGACGTCGCGGTGGTGGAACTGCTTGCTGCCGGCACCGTGGGAGCGGACGTCATGGGCACTCCACCGGCGGCGGAAGTCCTTGCTGCGGGTGGCCAACTCGCCGACCAGGTCGTGGAGGTCGCTGTCGTGGGGGTCGCGGCCTGCCTCGGTGCGCAGGATCGCGACGCAGACGTCGGCGGCCCTCTCCCAGTCGGGGTAGAAGTCGCGGGCGGCGTCGAGGTCGAGGAAGGTGAAGCGGGCGAAGTTGGGCGTTGCCCCGCCGGTGGCTTCGTAGAGGGACGCGTGCATGGCCCGGCCAAGGTGGTTGCTGGCGAGCAGGTCCATGCGGCCGTTTCGGACGATGGCCGGGGCGGTGAACCTGTCGAGCACCCATTGCAGGCTCGGCCGGGGTGTCCAGCGCTTGCTGGGGCGGCGGCGGGGGCGCATGCCGGCGCTGGTGCCGTCGGCGGCGTGGGCCAGGTGGAACAGGTGGGCCCGTTCGGCGTCGTCGAGGTGCAGGGCGCGGGCGAGCGCGTCGAGGACGGATGCGGAGACGCCGCCGAGCGCGCCGCGTTCCAGCTTGGAGTAGTACTCGACGCTGACCCCCGCGAGCGCGGCGACCTCGCCGCGGCGTAGCCCGGGCACCCGGCGGGACCCGACGTCGGGCAGGCCGGCCTGCTGCGGGGTGATCTTGGCTCGTCGCGAGGTCAGGAACTCGCGGACCTCGGCACGGTTGTTCACGTCGTCGACGCTACGACGGGGCCGGGCCGGCTGGGATGTCCTGTCGGTACACGTTTCGGTAGGGACTTCTCCGACGAGTTCGGGCCGGGTTCCCTGGAGTCGGTGAGCCGCTGGATCGATCCCGCAGGCTCGCTCGACCACGGCTACCGATACGAGGAGATTCCACCGATGCGTGGTGTCGTCATGCACGCGCCGGGTGACGTCCGGGTCGAGGACCGGGCGGAGCCCGCCATTCTGAAGCCGACCGACGCGATCATCCGGCTGTCGGCGACCTGCATCTGCGGGTCGGACCTGTGGCCCTACCGGGGGGTGGACGCGGTCGGTGACCCGTTGCCGATGGGGCACGAGTACGCCGGCATCGTGGAGGAGGTCGGCTCGGAGGTCACGACGGTGCGGCCGGGCCAGTTCGTGGTCGGGTCGTTCTTCGCCTCGGACAACACCTGCGAGATCTGCCAGGCCGGCTACCAGACCTCTTGCGTCAACCGGGAGGTCCTCGGCACCGGTGGGGGCGCGCAGTCGCAGCGGATGCGGGTGCCGCTGGCCGACGGCACCTTGGTCGCCACCCCGGACGTGCCCGATGACGACCTGGTGCCGGACTTCTTGGCCGCGTCCGACGTGCTGGGCACCGGCTGGTTCGGCGCCATGGCCGCCGAGGCCGGCCCCGGCAAGACCGTCGCCGTCGTCGGGGACGGGGCGGTCGGGCTGCTCGGGGTTTTGGCCGCGCAGCAGCTCGGCGCCGAGCGGATCATCGCGATGAGCCGGCACGAGCCGCGGCAGAAGCTGGCGCTGGAGTTCGGTGCCACCGACATCGTGACCGAACGCGGCGACGCCGGTGTGGAGCAGGTCAAGGCGCTCACCGGTGGGTTGGGTGCGCACTCGGTGATCGAGGCGGTCGGCACCCAGGAGTCGATGATGCAGGCCATCCGCGCCACCCGGCCCGGCGGCCACGTCGGCTACGTCGGCGTCGCCCACGACGTCGCGCTGCCCGGCGAGGAGCTGTTCATGTCCCACGTCCACCTGCACGGCGGCCCCGCCCCGGTGCGCCGGTTCCTTCCCGACCTCATCGACCGGATCTGGAACCGGGGCATCCGGCCTGGCCGGGTGTTCGACCTGGAACTGCCGCTCGACGAGGCAACGGCCGGATACCGGGCCATGGACAGCCGGCAGGCCATCAAGGTCCTGCTCCGTCCGTGACCGCAGATCTTTCCGGGGTCGCGTCGCCCGCTCCCGGTGCCGGCACGCGCGGCCAGGCCCGGCTCACGGCCGGGCTGGTCGCGTCCGTGGTGTTCCTGACCGCGATCGCGCCGCTGGCGACCGACATGTACGTGCCGGCGTTTCCGCAGGTCGCCGACGAGCTGGCCGCGACAGCGACCCAGGTCCAGCTCACCCTGACCACCTTCTTCGTCGGCATGGCGCTCGGGCAGCTGGTCGGTGGGCCGGTCTCGGACCAGCGGGGCAGGCGCGGGCCGCTGATCGCGGCGACGCTGGTGATGGCCGCCGCGTCGATCGTGTGCGCGCTCACCCCGACGATCGCGGTCATGGCCGCGGCCCGGTTCGTCCAGGGCTTCGCGGGCGGCTGGGCGATGGTGATCGGCCGGGCGGTGATCGTCGACCTCGCCACCGGCGCCCGGCTCGTGCGAGTGCTGAACGTGATCGCGGGCGTCGGCGGCGTCGCGCCCATCGTCGGGCCGCTGGTCGGGGCCGTCATCCTGCAGCTGTCGCACTGGCGGGTCTCGTTCTGGGCCGTCGCCGCCCTCGGGCTCGCGATGACCCTCGCCGTTCTCGTCGCCGTCCCCGAGTCGCTGCCGCCCGAGCGGCGCCACGGCGGCGGCCTGCGGGACTTCGTGATGGCCGGCCGGCAGGTGCTGCGGAACCGCAGTTACGTCGGCTACCTGCTGGTCGCCGGGTCGGCGATGGGCGCGCTGTTCGCCTACGTCGCCACGTCGGCGTTTGTGCTGCAGTCGATGAACGGGCTGTCCCCGATCGCCTATTCGATCGACTTCGCCGCGAACGCCGCCGGCATGACGATCGCCGCGCTCGTCGCCGCCCGGCTCGCCGGCCGGGTCGCCACGCGCACGGTGATCCTGGTCGGTCAGCTCGCCGCGCTCGCCGCCGGCGTCGCGATGCTGATCGGCGCCGTCTGGTTCGACACCCCGCTGATCCTGGCGATCGTCTGCTTCTTCGTCCTGATGACCGCCCAGGGGCTCATCGGCCCCAACGGCGGCGCCCTCGCCTCCGCCGCCGTCCCCGACCACCCCGGCACCGGCTCCGCGGGCCTCGGCTTCGTCCAATGGGTCGCCGCAGGCACCATCGCCCCCATCGCGGGTCTCGGCGGCGAGCACACCGCGATCCCCATGGCTGTCCTCATGATCGCCGGCGCCGCCGCTTCCATGTTCGGACTGCTCGTCCTCGCGAGGCCGTGGGACGGGAGCACGTGAACGGTGTACTGACAGAACATCCCAGGTGGACCGGCGCGGAACTTACGCTCACCGAGGTGGACACCCGCACTGACGTTCGCGAGTTCCTCGTCTCCCGGCGAGCCAAGATCACCCCTGACGAGGCGGGCCTTCCCGACGTGGGCAAGCGTCGGGTGCCCGGCCTGCGTCGGGGCGAGGTCGCCGCGCTCGCGGGGGTCAGCATCGAGTACTACTCGAAGCTGGAGCGCGGGGCGATCGCCGGCGCGTCGGCGTCGGTCCTCGACGCTATCGCGCGCGCCCTCAGGCTCGATGAGGCGGAACGGGCTCACCTGTTCCACCTGGCCCAGGCCGCCGACGGCACGAGCGCGATCGTGCCGCCCCGCAGGCGCGGCGCAAAGCGATGGTCACCCCGCCCCAGCCTGGAGTGGACCCTCGATGCGGTCACGACCGGACCAGCGATCGTCAGCAATGGCCGGACGGACCTGCTCGCGGCCAACCACCTGGGGCGAGCGATGTACTCCGTCCTCTACCCGCCCCGGGGCCGGCCGAACTTCGCCCGGTTCGCGTTCCTCGACGACGCAGCCCGGCGGTTCTACCCCGAATGGGATCTGGTCGCCGACACCACGGTCGCCGTCCTGCGCGCCTCGGCCGGCCGCGACCCCCACAACAAGACGCTGCACGATCTCGTGGGCGAGCTGTCCACGCGCAGCGATGAGTTCCGCCGCCTGTGGAGCGCCCACGACGTCCGCGTCTACGGAACGGGGATCAAGCGCTTCCGCCACCACATCGTCGGCGATCTCACCCTGGCCTACGAGACCATGGACATGGTCTCCGAACCCGGCCTCTCCATGACGATCTACGCCGCCGAGCCCGGCTCCGCCACCGAGCACGCCTTGGCGCTCCTGGGGTCGTGGGCCGCCGGTGACGACATCGACGCCACGGCACAGCAGGCCTGATAGCCGCTGGTGGACCTTCTGGGTGGTACTGGCGGTACATGTCCCGACAGAGACTCCTCCGGGCGTGCGTGTGCATGATCTCGTTGCCCCATGGCGACTGAACCACCTGGCCCGCCCCGCTCCCCGGCGATGGACGTCTTGTCGGCCGGCCCGCTGTCGGCGTTGTCCCGGCGCACATTCATCGCTGCCTCGGCGGCGGCCACGGGCGCGGTCGCCTTCGGGTGCTCCGTCCTGGACGGTGGGCCGGCCACTACCGCGGAAGGGCTGGAGAGCCAGGTGTCGCTGACGGTCAACGGCGCCCGGCAGACCGTCACCGTGGACAACCGGACCTCGTTGCTGGACCTGCTGCGCGAGCACCTCGGGCTGCCCGGGACCAAGAAGGGCTGTGACGCAGGCGCCTGTGGCGCGTGCACGGTGCTGGTCGATGGTCGCCGGGTCAACGGGTGTCTGACGTTGGCGGTACGGCTCGAGGGAGCCGAGGTCACCACGATCGAGGGCCTCGCCCCGAGCGACGACGCTCCGCTGCACCCGCTCCAGCAGGCCTTCGTCGACCAGGACGCGTTCCAGTGCGGCTACTGCACACCGGGACAGATCATGTCCGGCGTCGGCTGCATCCGGGAGGACCGTGCCGGCTCGCCGGAGGAGATCCGGGAGTGGATGAGCGGCAACATCTGCCGCTGCGGCTGCTACGTCAACATCGTCCGCGCCGTTGCCCAGGCAGCGCAGGGGAGCTGAGGTCGATGTATCCCTTCTCCTACACCAGGGTGTCGGACGCACCTGCTGCGATCGCCGCCGTCCAGCAGGGCGGGCGGTACATCGCCGGGGGAACCACCCTTGTCGACCTGATGCGCGAGTCGGTCGAGCGCCCGGGCGCGCTGGTGGACATCAGCGCGCTCCCTCTCGGCGACATCACCACCACCGCGGACGGTGGGCTGCGGATCGGCGCGCTCGTGCGGATGTCCGATGCCGCTGCCGACCCGGCGGTACGCACTGCGTACCCCGTGGTTTCCCAGGCGCTGGAGCTGAGCGCATCCGCCCAGCTGCGCAACATGGCCACCATCGGCGGCAACATCATGCAGCGCACCCGGTGCACCTACTTCCGGGACGTGACCGCGAACTGCAACAAGCGCGCACCTGGCTCGGGATGTGCGGCCCTCCAGGGTTTCAACCGCACCCACGCCATCCTCGGCGCCTCCGACCAGTGCGTCGCGACGCACCCGTCGGACGTTGCCGTGGCGTTCGCCGCGCTCTAGGCGACCGTGCACCTGCAGGGCCCCGACGGGGAGCGGAGCGTGGCCTTCGCCGACTTCCTCCAGCAGCCCGGGAACACGCCGGACCGGGAACAGGACGTGCGGCCCGGTGAGCTGATCACCGCGGTGGAGATCCCGGCCTATCCGCAACCGCTGCAGTCGGGCTATCTGAAGGTGCGCGATCGGCAGAGCTACGAGTTCGCCCTGACCTCCGCCGCGGTCGCGCTGCACATCCAGGGCGGGGTGATCCGCGCGGCGAGGGTCGCCGCGGGTGGCGTGGGCACCGTCCCGTGGAAGCTGCCCGCCGTCGAGCAGCACCTGCTGGGCAGACCGCCCGCACCCGGCCTGTGGGCCGAGGCGGCGTCCCGGGCGGCGGACGGAGCCCGCGCGCTGGAGCACAACCGGTTCAAGGTCGAGCTGCTCACCCGCACCGTCGAACGCCAGCTGCGCATCGTGGGAGGTGCCGAATGACCCAGTCCCAGACAACACAGCCGCAGATCGCCGTCGGGACCCCGCAGTCCCGGGTGGACGGACGCCTGAAGGTGACAGGGCGCGCGCCGTACGCCGCCGATCACGTGATCGACGGTGTCGTTCATGCCGTCGTGGTGGACGCCCACGTCGGCCGGGGGCGGATCACCAGCATCGACACGAGCGCCGCGCTCGCCGAACCCGGTGTGCTGCGCGTGATCAGCCATCTCGACGCGCCCCGGCTGCCCTATGCGGACAACCAGGGGTCGAACAACCCGCCCGGTGCCCGGCTGCGCGTCTTCCAGGACGACCGCGTCCTGTTCTTCGGGCAGCCGGTCGCCGTCGCGGTGGCCACCACCCCGGAGGCGGCGCAGCACGCCGCGCGCCTGGTGGAGGTCTCCTACACCGCCGAGCAGCCCACCACCGACCTGGCGGCAGGCCAGGCCGGTGAGCCCACCGCCTACGCACGCGGCGACGCGGACGCCGCGGTGGACGGCGCGGAGGTCCGGATGGAGATGACCTACCGGCTCGGCCGCAACCACCACAACCCGATGGAGCCGCACGCCACCACCGCCCGCTGGGATGGCGACCGATTGACCGTGTGGGACAAGACCCAGTGGGTGGTGGGCGGCACGCAGCAGGAGCTCGCGGCGGTGTTCGGTATCCCGCAGGAGTCGGTCCGCGTCATCTCGCCGTTCATCGGGGGCGCGTTCGGCAGCGGGCTGCGCGTGTGGCCGCACACCACGATCGCGGCGCTGGCCGCGCGTGAGCTGGGCCATCCGGTCAAGCTCGTGCTGTCGCGGCGGCAGCTGTACTTCGGCACCGGCTTCCGGCCCGCGTACGACTACCGGGTACGCCTCGGCAGCGATCGGGGCGGTCGGCTGTCGGCGATGGTCCACGACATCCGTGCCGAGACCTCCAGCTACGAGACGTTCACCGAGGCGGTGACGGCCCCGGGACAGATGCTCTACAGCATGCCCAACGTGCGTCAGGCGTACTCGGCGGTGGCGCTGGACGTGAACACCCCGATCTGGATGCGTGGCCCCGGCTACGCCACCGGCGCGTTCGTCGTCGAGTCGGCGATGGACGAGCTCGCGTACGAGCTCGGTGTCGACCCGATCGAGCTGCGGCTGCGCAACGAGCCCGGCAGCGACGAGTCCACCGGCCTGCCGTTCTCCACGCGGCGGCTGCGCGAGTGCTACGAGGTGGGCGCCCGCGAGTTCGGCTGGCAGCAGCGCAACCCGGCGCCGCGCTCCACGACCGACGGTGACTGGCTGATCGGCACCGGCATGGCCGCCGCGGTGTACGACACCACCGGGTTTCCCGCGCAGGCCCACGTCCGGCTGAACGCCGACGGCACCGCCCTCGTGCAGTCCGCGACCAGCGACATGGGCCCCGGCACCTACACCTCCATGCCTCAGGTCGCCGCCGACGCCCTCGGCCTCACCATGTCGACGGTGGAGTTCCGCCTCGGTGACTCGGTCATGCCACCGACCGGGCCGCACGGCGGCTCGACGACCATGGCCAGCGTCGGCACGGCGATCCAGGCGGGCTGCGACGACGTGCGCCGGCAGGCGATCACGTTGGCGGTGAACGACCCCGCCTCACCCCTGACCGGGGTGAACCCCGATGACATCATCGTGCGGGACGGTCGGCTCCAGCTGAGGAACGACTTTCTGCGCGGTGAGACCTACCAGGAGCTGCTGGCCCGCAACAACCGCACGCACCTCGAGATCATCGGAACGTTCACCGGG encodes:
- a CDS encoding helix-turn-helix transcriptional regulator, with amino-acid sequence MNNRAEVREFLTSRRAKITPQQAGLPDVGSRRVPGLRRGEVAALAGVSVEYYSKLERGALGGVSASVLDALARALHLDDAERAHLFHLAHAADGTSAGMRPRRRPSKRWTPRPSLQWVLDRFTAPAIVRNGRMDLLASNHLGRAMHASLYEATGGATPNFARFTFLDLDAARDFYPDWERAADVCVAILRTEAGRDPHDSDLHDLVGELATRSKDFRRRWSAHDVRSHGAGSKQFHHRDVGGLELAYESVDMISDPGLTLTLYAAEPGSPTAHALDLLASWTATTGTDARHRT
- a CDS encoding LysR family transcriptional regulator; the protein is MDARQLEYFLAVVDHDGFSRAAARLHIAQPSLSQAIAALERDLGVKLFHRLGRGVVLSDAGAELIEPARQVIRDLEAARATMDSTKGLRRGRVEMVSMPSPGIEPLGTLTRDFSRRHPGLSIRVDAAFTATEVVERVRQGAAELGLAGAPEVLSPPGVNVLPLEAQDFVLVEPPDDESSAFSDDEPVSGADLAGARAIVTPEDSVMRRIVDDVLAEGTDIHIVAEVAHRTSILPLVLHGVGLAILPESWSTLARRSGARVRRLTPAPQLHVALVSRVAPLTPAARAFLAVADDYAASRTHPEHGRSGRGGVGGRGHAFFPLEVL
- a CDS encoding xanthine dehydrogenase family protein molybdopterin-binding subunit, whose protein sequence is MTQSQTTQPQIAVGTPQSRVDGRLKVTGRAPYAADHVIDGVVHAVVVDAHVGRGRITSIDTSAALAEPGVLRVISHLDAPRLPYADNQGSNNPPGARLRVFQDDRVLFFGQPVAVAVATTPEAAQHAARLVEVSYTAEQPTTDLAAGQAGEPTAYARGDADAAVDGAEVRMEMTYRLGRNHHNPMEPHATTARWDGDRLTVWDKTQWVVGGTQQELAAVFGIPQESVRVISPFIGGAFGSGLRVWPHTTIAALAARELGHPVKLVLSRRQLYFGTGFRPAYDYRVRLGSDRGGRLSAMVHDIRAETSSYETFTEAVTAPGQMLYSMPNVRQAYSAVALDVNTPIWMRGPGYATGAFVVESAMDELAYELGVDPIELRLRNEPGSDESTGLPFSTRRLRECYEVGAREFGWQQRNPAPRSTTDGDWLIGTGMAAAVYDTTGFPAQAHVRLNADGTALVQSATSDMGPGTYTSMPQVAADALGLTMSTVEFRLGDSVMPPTGPHGGSTTMASVGTAIQAGCDDVRRQAITLAVNDPASPLTGVNPDDIIVRDGRLQLRNDFLRGETYQELLARNNRTHLEIIGTFTGPEQERFSMYAYGAMFAEVAVDARLGMVRVRRVLGVYDAGRIINPKLADSQAIGGMVGGIGAALLEHTVTDPRDGRIANANLADYLVPVNADVPDLRAIYLDGNDPEANPIGVKGLGEIVLVGVAPAIANAVFHATGRRVRELPITADALL
- a CDS encoding multidrug effflux MFS transporter, which codes for MTADLSGVASPAPGAGTRGQARLTAGLVASVVFLTAIAPLATDMYVPAFPQVADELAATATQVQLTLTTFFVGMALGQLVGGPVSDQRGRRGPLIAATLVMAAASIVCALTPTIAVMAAARFVQGFAGGWAMVIGRAVIVDLATGARLVRVLNVIAGVGGVAPIVGPLVGAVILQLSHWRVSFWAVAALGLAMTLAVLVAVPESLPPERRHGGGLRDFVMAGRQVLRNRSYVGYLLVAGSAMGALFAYVATSAFVLQSMNGLSPIAYSIDFAANAAGMTIAALVAARLAGRVATRTVILVGQLAALAAGVAMLIGAVWFDTPLILAIVCFFVLMTAQGLIGPNGGALASAAVPDHPGTGSAGLGFVQWVAAGTIAPIAGLGGEHTAIPMAVLMIAGAAASMFGLLVLARPWDGST
- a CDS encoding helix-turn-helix transcriptional regulator, with the translated sequence MDTRTDVREFLVSRRAKITPDEAGLPDVGKRRVPGLRRGEVAALAGVSIEYYSKLERGAIAGASASVLDAIARALRLDEAERAHLFHLAQAADGTSAIVPPRRRGAKRWSPRPSLEWTLDAVTTGPAIVSNGRTDLLAANHLGRAMYSVLYPPRGRPNFARFAFLDDAARRFYPEWDLVADTTVAVLRASAGRDPHNKTLHDLVGELSTRSDEFRRLWSAHDVRVYGTGIKRFRHHIVGDLTLAYETMDMVSEPGLSMTIYAAEPGSATEHALALLGSWAAGDDIDATAQQA
- a CDS encoding zinc-dependent alcohol dehydrogenase family protein, producing MRGVVMHAPGDVRVEDRAEPAILKPTDAIIRLSATCICGSDLWPYRGVDAVGDPLPMGHEYAGIVEEVGSEVTTVRPGQFVVGSFFASDNTCEICQAGYQTSCVNREVLGTGGGAQSQRMRVPLADGTLVATPDVPDDDLVPDFLAASDVLGTGWFGAMAAEAGPGKTVAVVGDGAVGLLGVLAAQQLGAERIIAMSRHEPRQKLALEFGATDIVTERGDAGVEQVKALTGGLGAHSVIEAVGTQESMMQAIRATRPGGHVGYVGVAHDVALPGEELFMSHVHLHGGPAPVRRFLPDLIDRIWNRGIRPGRVFDLELPLDEATAGYRAMDSRQAIKVLLRP
- a CDS encoding (2Fe-2S)-binding protein, producing MATEPPGPPRSPAMDVLSAGPLSALSRRTFIAASAAATGAVAFGCSVLDGGPATTAEGLESQVSLTVNGARQTVTVDNRTSLLDLLREHLGLPGTKKGCDAGACGACTVLVDGRRVNGCLTLAVRLEGAEVTTIEGLAPSDDAPLHPLQQAFVDQDAFQCGYCTPGQIMSGVGCIREDRAGSPEEIREWMSGNICRCGCYVNIVRAVAQAAQGS